ACAGAATTGGCCATATTGGCTAACAGTGCTAAACACAAGGACCAAATTGgctaaattaaaaacacatgAATTAAATTGGCCAACCAAATAAAACACAGGGACTATTTTAGCATTTAAGCATAGATAAAACCATACAAAATACTCATGTTCATTATTAAAGAGAACTTCaccaacttcaaaaaatagaTACACActgcaacaaacaagaaatatCTCTAAGAATGTgataataaaccaaaaaattagtGCAATCCTCTTTGCCTCCTAAGGCGTCTCGTCCTATTCGACGTAAAAGCTGACATATATTAGAGCAATCCTGCTCATTTTAGGGCATTTGCGTCATTTTGAGGTCCGTtgtcattttgattttgggcttTATTTGCATTTCTTTTGGGCTTTAGCTCTTAAACTTTGGACCTTTAAAAGTACTGTCTTAAGGGGAGCTTattcaagaaaatattttttcaatacGTAAGAGTTAGGTTATTCTTGTAAAACTCTTTGTGAattgaacatctaaggctTTTTACCTAAATTGACCTTATgtcccttcatgcattcatatcatacatgaaaaattgttttatataaaaatattggctaagtatgaaaaatggtttttcggaataatcattttctgacATGACCCaaaccaaattccgctttggaattcgagtcggaacctgtgcgtgtccgacacttggcgaatgtcgggcacaattgacccaTTTGCCCTTTGAACTGTATCTTGACCTTGACTCATGCCGAAAATTCAGCAGAgtttcccctgtaatttgctcaatcccaaaatttatacctgtcaaaacgagcaatAATATtcacacaaccaactgccagcatacttAAGATACAATATCTAGTCCAGTTCTCAATATAGGGCAAATATCAGAGTAGTTCTAATAGTATACAAATAAGTTAGTCTTTTTACATACCAACACTTTTGTAACAAGAAGGCGCGGAAGTCAAGATGGCCCGATGGTGgatttcctgtgcacgctacagcctgggagcgcaaaacatttgaaaatgtgagtggataaaaataaaggttcataaaatatactaacccccattgtaaaaatagttaagtaaaactgaatatgtACTCTGCATTtgaagcatactaaactcacggTATTCACATGCTGAAATCagggtatttatatatttatataaatatatacaatcgtattcaagatcaataaaactttgcatgaaagcactgaaatcaaaacttgcataaaaacactgtaatctaacttgcataaaagcaatttactcaaaccttgcataaaagcactgcaatcaattaaaactaccactcggatgtacccctgtaattccgtcaattcccctggcaggtctcggcgacacgaAGTCTATTCGAGcagcaaactggcaggattcaggggactatagtcagcctgatccactggcaggtctcggtgacacaaagtcaatccgagccgcaaactggtaagattcaggggaccgtagtcagcctgatccgcaatcctggcaggtctcggtgacaccaagtcaatccgagctgCAATCTTGGCAGacctcggtgacaccaagtcaatccgagctgCAATTCTGGCAGACATCGGTGACAgcaagtcaatccgagctgcaatcctggcagacctcggtgacaccaagtcaatccgagctgcaatcctggcactcacggtccaagcatccccgaaactcgtgaggcaaatgtcaagtgcactgacaaaactgagggtaaactggatgtctgtagacatcggcATAACTGAAGGCAATAACTGTAGTTGGGTACtcacggtggtttaaaataaaatatctttgaAAAGTCTGACAAATAACTGTATTTTGGCAAATCTAAACTatgctgctattttatctgatataaatctcaaactctgttttctataactctttagcataatcaactaagcagcatataagtaaaatatttaacttcataaagcatgctaggaaaaatcacaattaacttattcaagatcaaataatgagactcatttatataaactcatttatataaaatcaattatgaaagaaagtccactcactcctggtccgagttagctagacctcctgaaggtctctcctgcgggtctgcttggccccgggtgcctgggtcgacggaaatggtggccggaggagggagatcggcggcTGTGAAGTTTCGGTGAACACCCGTCGGTTTTTCGCATTTTCCGGACAGCACCGGTCGTGCCGCCGGCGGGGAATGGTCGGGGAAGGAAGGGGAGACGACAGCGGTTCGAACGCGACCGGTCCCGTGGCCCGTGGCGCCTTGTGGCCGCGCCAGCGTCTCCTGGAAGGCGGCGGAACGAAAacgggagagaggagagaaagagagatcgCGCGAGAGGAGAGAAAGATAGTGGGCTGATTTTATAAAatccaacttcgaaatatttacggttgtgccactgagactcttttgaccataactttctcgttacaactccgattcgggcccactacgtgtctatgaactcatttcatcgtgctctacgcaatggtgtttgtagaattgtcaaatttcttctcggtcaaaaagtcaatttttccttaataaaatattctaagggaaaaattgtcttttctcaaaataaattattccttaattatgaattttaggtttgggttattacattttctcaagataattttaggccgcttttattccttacacatcaaataagaaaacttgattttatgggattttagtatgaagtatattatgaaccatcatttttagcctaaatcgtattttgcaccaaaactgatttttcatattttgatttggtgggaatttgattttctagtttttttatttgaatccaaatgaggggtacttccttatttacattgtaaacttaagtaaatggagtaatataaaaacaaacaaattaaagtaaaaggaaaacaaaaacaaaggaagcACTGCACACAAACAGCATGTGCCTGCTTGTTGTGTTGGTGTGCTGCGCCCTCTGGAGCATTTCATCAAGCTGTTTGTGGACAATTTGCAGGGGTCAACATATTTGCCTTCAATGATGGATTTCGGACTTGCAGGGATCAATTAACCCCTCTTGTATAGATTTGCCCTTACTTGCATGCGGGGTAATTAAGGCGTTTGTTGTCACTAAGCTTTCGGGACTCTTTGTCATGGGTCCAATTTTGTACTGACGGATATATTCAAGACTCTCTTCTCATGGACCACAAGAGCAAGGTGTGCCAACAACCATATTGTGTACTAATGATAAGTATATTTTCATCGATAGGATTTAGTCGAGTagaaaaaaatctttaaattagGTTCGAATTCCATAACACCTTAATAGTATGTGTTTGAGAAACCCTTTTATTTTGTAGTGTAGAGAGTATTCCACACAGATGTATACAAAAATTGAAGTTATGGCACAAGCTACTTTTGTAAAGGCTGGAAGTTGACTGCAATAGAAACGGCACAAAATTCATATCCGGGCTATCCAGCAGAGGGCGAGCTAATCcaagtctttttctttttctttctgtaaaCTTGTGTGGTGGACAGAGATGACACCTTCATTCCAAACAGGCTGATTTTAATTGTTGGTCTTGCAAGTTGATCAATTAATGCCTTAAAAAGACTTCAAGTAGAGCttgtaaatatatttttttttttgctttttttctttttttggcagAAAGCTAGTAGATGGAAATTTGGAGGGCCTTGTTTTGTTCCTGTGGATCGAACTAACCACAGTTTATGTACATTAAGCTAGCATTGGGGATGTTGACCATGCAGTCTAaattttacaacaaaaaatttcccCCAAcgaaacaaaatagaaaagcaAGATAAACTTAATTAAGCAACCTCTAGTTTCTGTCATAGATTAACACAAACCGGTAATTACAAATTGAATAAGTCGATTTAATCGGTTCGATCGAATTGATGCTCATCCTAACTCCGATGCAAATCTCATATAAGTTTATGTAGATTATGCTAACCCACAATTGTTAATATTATTGCTGAGCTCTGccgacaaaaataaattgatttaAGAAAGAATACAAAAGTCAACCAGTCAAGCTCCACGAGTTTAAGTTCTAACAACCCAAAAAAGGCCTAACAATCTGGTCAGAAAGTTTACAGTTTCTTCCAGTCTAAAAGCAGGGCCAGTAAACTTCTTCAATCTTTCTCTTTAACTTCCTTGAACCTCCatgtttgatttttcaaacacCTACAGCCACTTGTGATAGTGTATATAAAGAGAGGAACTAGTCAGCCAATATGTGTGATTTCAGAGTCTTCAAACTCTCAAGACTTATAGAGCAATTGGTTGACTTGAGAGAATCAGAGAAACATCATGGTGAGGTCCATTAGCtttgaaagaaaacaaggGGAGGTAGACTTGGGAACATGTAGGGAAGAATCAGAAACTCAAAACAGGTCTATTGGGTCTGATAAAATGAGTTTGCAAAGGTCAATAAGCTTCAAAAATTGGGAATTCACAGAACCAAAACTTGAAGCATCTGATCAAACATTTGAGAAATCTGGTTCGACCTCTTCGGTTGGAAGAAATTGTGAAAAGTTGCAGATAAAAAAACCTACAATTGTGCTTCCTGAACCAATGGTATATTTTTCTCCAAAGCCAGTTAGTGAGCTTGATGCTGCAGCAACCAGGCTGCAGAAAGTGTACAAGAGTTACAGGACCAGGCGTAACCTTGCAGATTGTGCTGTTGTGGTTGAGGAACTATGGTTTGTTTGTACCTCAAAACTATGTCAGATTTTGTTACCCTTTtgttgcttgcttgcttggcGTTCAATTAATCCTTTGTTTCTTGTGTTTGTTCAATTTCTGTAGGTGGCAGGCCTTAGACTTTGCAGCTCTGAAACGAAGCTCTGTGTCCTTTTACAGCACTGAGAAACATGAGAGCGCCGAGTCACGGTGGGCACGGGCTAGGACAAGGGCTGCCAAGGTGCTTTgataatatgaaaattatattacTGATGAGATGTGTTTTATGGATAATTAATTCCAAATTAACagcaaagagaaaaacttaatTTGTGTTTGTAGGTAGGGAAGGGTTTGTGCAAGGATGAGAAGGCTCAGAAACTTGCTCTGCAGCACTGGCTTGAAGCTGTGAGTTTATGAACTTGTAATTCACGCATTTTTGTCACATAAGTACCATGATTAATCAttgctaaaaaatttctcttttttgaaCAGATTGATCCACGCCATCGGTATGGACACAATTTGCAATTCTACCATGATGTCTGGTCTGATTGCAGGAGCATCCAACCTTTCTTCTACTGGTAAATAATTCAGAGACTTGCTacagtttttataaaagatCTTATTATCTTGGCTCATTCTTCTGCTATCTATCAGTAacaataatatcatattaactTTTTACTTGGAACTTCAGGTTGGATGTTGGTGATGGTAAAGACACAAACCTGAAGAAGTGCCCGAGAACTGTTTTACAACGTCAGTGCATCAAATATCTTGGACCGGTAACGACCTTTAATTATAGTTTAGTATGATACTGGAATACGACCACTatctttaattattgtttagtATGATATTGGAATACGATCACGTGAAATTGCAAGCATCCGCACgcataattataaattaaagcATTTACTGATGTTGCAGAAAGAGAGGGATGCATATGAAGTGATTGTGGAGAATGGAAGGCTGGTCCACAAGCCATCTGGGATGCCTGTTGAAACAGTTGAAGGGTCAAAGTGGATTTTTGTGCTGAGCACATCAAGAGCTTTATATGTTgggcagaaaagaaaaggctcTTTCCAGCACTCAAGTTTTCTATCTGGAGGGGCTACAACAGCAGCTGGAAGATTGGTTGCCCACAATGGTGTTCTTGAGGTACACTGTATTACATATCATGCATACtggtgtttttttaaaatatttattttgtaattaaatcTGCTTAATTATCTTTTGCTTCTTCAGGCTATATGGCCTTACAGTGGTCACTATCTCCCAACTGAGGACAATTTCAAGGAATTCATCAGCTTTTTGGAGGA
The window above is part of the Prunus dulcis chromosome 1, ALMONDv2, whole genome shotgun sequence genome. Proteins encoded here:
- the LOC117622521 gene encoding IQ domain-containing protein IQM1-like, producing MVRSISFERKQGEVDLGTCREESETQNRSIGSDKMSLQRSISFKNWEFTEPKLEASDQTFEKSGSTSSVGRNCEKLQIKKPTIVLPEPMVYFSPKPVSELDAAATRLQKVYKSYRTRRNLADCAVVVEELWWQALDFAALKRSSVSFYSTEKHESAESRWARARTRAAKVGKGLCKDEKAQKLALQHWLEAIDPRHRYGHNLQFYHDVWSDCRSIQPFFYWLDVGDGKDTNLKKCPRTVLQRQCIKYLGPKERDAYEVIVENGRLVHKPSGMPVETVEGSKWIFVLSTSRALYVGQKRKGSFQHSSFLSGGATTAAGRLVAHNGVLEAIWPYSGHYLPTEDNFKEFISFLEEHHVDLTNVKMCATDDDKASYKAPCDDLSKTELNGSITNDPNPIKHQHEGSMGSNTEAPAFDLSRPLSCKWTSGLGPRIGCVRDYPANLQFMALEQVNLSPKVSLGHHGSCAPIPSPRPSPKIRVSPRLAYMGLPSPRVPVPTAN